The sequence CCAACTACCTTGCCTTCCACGACGAGTTGCCCACCATCGTCCAGGGGCTCAGCTCGCTGGTCAGCGACCATGTCGACGAGGGCTCGGTGCGCTTCGCGCATATCGACGCCTCGCATCTGTACGAGCATGTGCACGGCGACATCCTCGCGGTGCGCAAGCTGCTCACCGCCCACGGCATCGTGGTGATGGACGACTACCGCGCCGAACACTGTCCCGGGGTGGCCGCCGCCACCTGGCAGGCCGTCACGAACGAGGGCCTGCGCCCGGTCTGCATCACCGGCACCAAGTTCTACGGGACCTGGGGCGACCCGGAGCCGCTGCAGAAGGCGCTGCTGGAGTGGATCGCGTCCCGCGGCGACATCTGGCACGAGGTGCAGTACGTCAACGATGCCCCGCTGGTCCGGCTGAGCGCCAAGGGCGCCAAGGAGCCCGGCCATCCGGCCTCCCGGCACACTTCCGCCGCCCGCGCGGTGCAGCGGCCCGGGGCGCAGTCGCCGAAGGCCTCCGCGGCCCGCCCGGCCCCGCGCCGGCCGGTCCCGGCGCGCAGCACGCTGCGCCGGGTCACCCTCGACGTGCTGCCGCCGGTCGTCACCCGCGCCCTGGTGAGGGTCCGCAAGCGGGCCCGTACGCACTAGGGACCCGTACGCGGTAGCGGGCCCGTGCGCGCCGACGGGTCCGCGGACAGGCCCCCGCCGGGCTGAGGCCGACGGCAAGCCCTGGTGGGGGGCTCCCCTACCGGGGCACCTGCCCCACCAGCACGAACACATTGGACCGGAGCAGCATCCCGGCCGGGCGCGGCAGCGGGTGGGAGTAGGTGCGCCGTACGGTCAGGCCCGCGGACTCGGCGAAGGCGCGCAGCAGGGCGAAGTCCGTGAAGCGCACCGGGGTGGGCCCGGCCCGGTGCCCGGCCTCCTGCGCGGTGATCAGCAGCACTCCGCCGCCCGGCCGTACGTACCGGACGTAGGCCCGCAGCAGCCCCTCGACCTGTTCGTCGTCCAGATGCTCCAGGACGTTCGCGGTCAGCAGCGCATCGAAGGTGCCCGGCCGGGCGTGCGGGCTCGCCAGGAAGGTGTCGGCCGTATAGGTGGTCAGCCCGCGTTCGCGGCAGCGCGCCACGGACTGCGGGTCGTGGTCCACGCCGACGCTGCCGGGCGCGCAGCCGGCGAGCGTGTCGCCGGGCCCGCAGCCGATCTCCAGTACCCGGCCGGTGCCGATCCGCCGCAGCTGGCTGCGGTACGGGGACCGGGCGGGCAGCAGCCGTGCCGGGCCGCCGCGTCCCGGGTCGGCCGGCAGCCGCGCGGTGGAGGCGGACGGCGCGGTACCCGTGGGGCGCGTGGGCCGGGCGGTCCGGGTGTCGCTGCCGGGCGGCCCGGCGTCGGCGCTGTCGGTGGCGGCGGAGCTGTCGGTTCTGCCGGGCATCGGGACGCGGTCACCTTCCCTGGGGAACACGGCGTGCAAAACGCCGTAAAGCTGTGCAACGGGTCTACGGCATCGGACGCGGCCCGGCGCTACGGCGCGCCGAATGCGCGCGCCGAGCGTCATCCTCCACCCACGGACACAGCGGCCCACCACCTACGGACGCGCAGTCCTGCACCCACGGACACGCGGCCCTGCACACACGGACGACCGGCGGGGCCTCTCACCCTTTCAGCGCAGATCCGGTGACCGTGCCGCCGTGGGCGAGTTGAACGGACCGGTCTTGTGCATTCGCCAGTCCGGAAAGGCTTGGTCCGCGTATGAAGCCTCGGCTCACCGTCGTCGTCCCGGTCCATCGCATCGAGGGGTCCGAGCGGAATGTGGAGGAGTGCCTGGAGTCGGTCGCGGCCCAGACGCTGACCGGTCTGGATGTGGTGATGGTGGACGACGGCCCACCCGCGGACGGGGGCGGGGACGCCACCGCCGCACGGGGCGGTCCCGCCGCTCTCGCCCGCCGTTTCGCCGAGCGGGACCCACGGTTCCGGATCGTCCACCACCCCGGGTGCCCTCCCGCGCCCGGCTGCGGCGCGCTCCGCAACACCGGTGCCCGGCACGCCTATCCGCACACCGGCTATCTGGCCTTCCTCGACGCCGACGACGTACTGCTGCCGCGCGCGTACGAGGATCTCGTCGGCCTGCTGGACCGGTCCGGCGCGGACCTGGCGACCGGCAATGTCTACCGGCTCGGCGCGGCCGGCCGCAGTCAGTCGGCGCGCCATCCGGCCGCCCGCGCCACCGCGCTGCGCACCCGCCTGCGCGATGACCTGACCCTGCTGTCGGACGACTTCGCCCGCAACAAGGTCTTCCGCCGCACCTTCTGGGACAAGCACCGATTCGCTTTCCCCGAGGGCGAGTTGTGCCATGACGCGGCGGTGACGCTGCCCGCGCTGTTCCTGGCCGACGCGGTCGACGTCCTGCGGGAGCACGTCTGTTACTGGCGGCTGCCGGAAGGACCCGACCGTCATCTGAGGCCCGATGCCCGGGGCGTACGGGACCGGTTCGCGGCGGTGGCCGGCATCCGGCGCTTCCTCGCCGACCCGGCCCACGCCCGGCTGCGTGCCTATCAGCGCGACTACGACCGTGCGCAGCTCACCGACGGGCTGCTCGATCTGGTCGAGGCGCTGCCGGCGGCCGCGCCGGAGTGCCGGACCGCGTTCCTCGACTGCGCCCGCGACTTCCTCTCCGGGGTCGATCCGCGGCTGTTCCCCACGCTCCCCGTCGAGCTGCGGATGCGCTGGTATCTGATCCGTGCCGGGCGGCTGGCCGATCTGCTCACCCTGCTCACGCATGAGGCCCGTAACCCGGCCGGGTTCGCGGTCGCGGGGCCGCCGCTGCGCAAGCGCGCGGTGCTGCCGCTGACCCCGCCGCTGGAGCTGCCGCCGGGGGTGACCCGGCTGGACCGCGCCGACTTCCCCGTACGGGCCCGGGTCAGGGAGGCGGAGTGGCGCGGCGGTGTGCTGGTGCTGCGTGGCTACGCCTATATCCGGAATCTGGACGCGGCGACCCGGCACGGCTACCTCAGGACGGCGGTGCTGTCGTGCGGGCGGCGCCGGATCCTGCTGCCGCTCCGGCCGGTGGCGATGCCGGAGGCGACCGCCGAGTCCGGCCAGGAGCTGCACTGTTACGACTGGTCGGGCTTCGAGCTGCGGCTCGATCCGGCCCGGCTGCGCAAGGGCGGGCGCTGGGAGGAGAACGACTGGTCGGTGGGGGTGCTGCTGGCGTCGGCGGGGGTGGTGCGGGCCGCGGCGCTGCACGCCGCCGAGACCGGCTCCGGCGCCGCTCCGTGCGCCCGTGAACTGCCCGGGGACGGTGCGGGCGCGGTGCGGATCACGCCGTGGTACCCGGACGGGCGGCTGCGGCTTTCGGTGGCCCGTCCAACCCACCGGCTGACCGGCCACCGTGCGGCGGCGGCCGGCGCCCTGGACCTGACCGTCACCACACCGGGCCCGCCGCCCGCGGCCCTGCGGCTGACCCACCAGGGGACCGGCACGGTGGTGTCGTTCCCGGTGGAGACCGAGCCTCCGGCGGGAACGGGAACGGGAACGGGAACGGGAACGGGAACGGGAACGGAAACGGCGCCGGGAACAGGAACGGAGCAAGCGAACGAGGCGCCCCACGCCGCCCCCCGGGCCGCGCCCCGCACCACCCCCGGAGCCGCCCCCGGAGCCGCCCCCGGGGCCGCCCTCCGCGCCACCTCCCCGCCCCTCACCTTCCGTATCCGTCTCGACGCCCTGGCCGCCGCCCGGCCCCCGCGGGACGGTGCGCCGCGGGCGATCCCGCCGGCCCACACCGAGAGCTGGGCGGCGGAGGTGGTGCTGCCCGACGGCGGCACCGGCCCGATCGCCTGCGCCCCGGGGCTGGCGCCGGCCGCCCATCCGCTGCCGCACGGCCGTGAGCTGGTCGTGGCGGCCGGTCCGGCCGGGAACCTGGTCCTGCACGACCGGACCCCGCAGCCGTACCTGGACCGGGCGATGTGGCGTACGGACGGCACCCTGCTGGTGACGGGCGGGCTGCCGGACGCCGCGCCGCACGCCACCGAACTGGTCCTCAAGCACGGGGCGCACGCCGCCGAGCTGGCCTTCCCCACCGTCCATGACGAGGGCCGCTTCCACGGCTCGCTGCCGCTCGGCGCGCTGCCCTCGCTGGCCGGCCCGCTCCCGCTGCGCGAGGGCCGCTGGACGCTGCACCTGCGCGAGCAGGGCGCGCCCGGCTCGGCGCTGGACGCCCCGGTCCGCGCGCTGCCGTCCCTCCTGGGCGGGCTGCCGGCGACCCGTACGGTCCGCGGCAAGCCGCTCACCCTCGACCGGCACCGGCACGACGAAGCGCTCGTGGTGGCGGGCCCTGCGCTGCCCGCCACCGACCGCGGCCCCTACCGCCGCCGGGTGCTGCGCGAGCAGCACTATGCGCTGCACCGTTCCCGTCCGCTGCGCGACACCGTCCTGTACAGCAGCTTCGGCGGGCGGGCGTACGGGGATTCCCCGCGGGCGGTGCACGAGGAGCTGGTGCGCCGGGGTATGGACGTGGAGCATCTGTGGGCGGTGCGCGATGCGCAGACCGCGGTGCCGGAGACGGCACGTGCGGTGCTGGTGGGCAGTGCCGAGTGGCACGGTGCGCTGGCGCACAGCCGCTGGGTGGTCACCAACACCCATCTGCCCCGGTGGTTCACCCGGCGCGGCGGGCAGCGCATCATCCAGACCTGGCACGGCACCCCGCTCAAGCGGATCGGTGCCGATCTGGCCGGGACGCTGTGCGCGGGGCTGGCGCATCTGGCGCCGCGGCCGCGGGTCAGCCGGCAGTGGAGCGTGCTGCTGTCGCCGAACGCGCACAGCACCCCGGTGCTGCGTTCCGCGCTCGGCTACTCCGGGCGGCTGCTGGAGACCGGGCTGCCGCGCACCGACGCCTTCTTCGCCGCGGACCGTGATCTGCGGGCGGCCGCGGTCCGTGAGCGCCTGGGCATCGAGCCGGGCAGGAAGGTGGTGCTGTACGCGCCGACGCCGCGCGACGATCTGGCCTACGACGCGGGCCACCACCGGCTGCATCTGCCGCTCGATCTGGAGCTGGCGCGGCGGGAGCTGGCGGACGACCATGTGCTGCTGGTGCGCTCCCATCCGCTGGTCGCCGACCGGCTGCCCGCCCACCACGCGCCGTTCGCCCTGGACGTGTCCGCGCACCCGGACGCCACGGAACTGCTGCTGGCCGCGGACGTCCTGGTCACCGACTACTCGTCGCTGGCCGCCGACTTCGCCAACACCGGACGTCCGATGCTCTTTCTGACACCGGATCTGCCGCACTACCGCGACACGCTGCGCGGTTTCACCCTCGACTTCGAGGCCCGGGTGCCGGGTCCGCTGCTCACCTCGACCGGTGAACTGGTCGACGCGCTGGGCGACTTGGAGGAGATCGCCGCCGCGGGGGCGGATGCGTACGCGGATTTCCGGGAAGCGTTCTGTCACCGGGACGACGGGGGTGCGGCCGGCCGGGTCGCGGATCTGATGGAGCGGTGACCGGGGCCGGTCCGTCGCAAGGTGGTGGGATGCGGATCAACATCGTGCGGCACTCGCGTCGTTACAGCATGTGCAGGCGCCCTTACGGGTCTGTACACCCCCGGGCCCCCGGTTCCCGACCGTAAGAAGACGGCAAGAGGGCGGGAAAAGGGGAGCAAGGGGTGCAACCGCTCGACGGGATTCGCCCTCTGAACCATCGGAAACAGGTTCGGAACCCGCTCGCGCCAAGAGATGCTGTCGACACGAAATGTAGATTCAGTGACTGTGAAAGAAGCCCTCGATCCGCTGACGGGGCCCACCATCACGCCTTCCGCTCAGGTCAGCATCGTCGTCATCGCCTTCAACGATGCCGGTCATGTCGGCGATGCGGTGCGCTCCGCGCTCGCTCAGGGACCTCCCGGCGAAACGGTCACCGAAGTGATCGCGGTGAACGACGCTTCCACCGATGGCACCGGTGCCGCCCTGGACGCCCTCGCCCACGGCGAACCGCGGCTGAAGGTGATCCACCGCGACACGAACAGCGGCGGCTGCGGCACTCCGCGCAACGACGGTCTGCGGGCCGCCACCGGGCGCTTCGTGATGTTCCTCGACAGCGACGATGTGCTGCCCCCGGGTGCGGCCCGGGCGCTGCTGGCCGCCGCTGGTGAGCATGACGCCCCGGTCGTGGCCGGCGCCTGCGTGCGGCGTGAGCTGCCCGCGCAGCGCGATGTTCCCTGGCAGCCGGGCCTCTACCGCGAGACGGCGGTGCACAGCTCCCCCGAGGCCGCCCCGCAGCTGGTCAGGGACACGCTGTGCGTCAACAAGCTCTACGAGCGGGCGTTCCTCGACAAGCACGCCATCACCTTCCCCGAGGGCCGCTTCACCTACGAGGACTTCGTGTTCACGGCGCGGGTGCTGGCCGCCGCCCCGCGCCTCGTGACGATCCCCGACCAGGTCTACATCTGGCATGTGCGCCGCTCGGCCGCCCGGCAGTCGATCTCGCTGGACCGCAATGACGTCGCCAACTGGCAGGCGCGGATCGCGGCGCACCGCGCCAGCGTGCAGATCTTCCTGGACGCCGGGCACGAGGCGCTGTCGCACGCCGCGGCCACCAAGTTCCTCGACCACGATCTGCGGATGTACGTCCGTGAGCTGCACACCCGCGGCGCGGATTACCGCGCCGAGTGGTGGCGGCTGACCCGCGACTACCTGGCGGGTTTCGACGAGGCGGATCTGCGCGCGGCGCGTGCCCCGGCGCGTTGGCTGGCCCGGGTGGTGCTGGCCTCGCCGGCCCCCCGGGACCTGGAGCGGCTGACGCAGCTGGCGGCCCGGCCCGGCCGGCTGCTGCCGCCGTACGCGGAGGCCGGCGGCCGCGCGGTGTGGTCGGCGGACCTGCCCGAGGTCGTGCTGGACGCGATGGGCACCAAGCCGATGCACCGGCTGCCGGTGACCATAGATGCCGAACCGTCCCCCGGCGGTCCCGGTGTGCTGCGGCTGCGGGTGCACGATCTGTACGGGCGGCTGGCCGCTTCCGGGCCGGAGAGCATCGACATCGAGCTGCGGCGGCGGCGGGACGACCGGCGCGGCCCGGTCCACACCGCCGCCCTCACCCCGGCCCCGGCCGTCGGCGGGTCCCAGGCCTGCTGGACCGCCGAGGTCGTCCTGGATCTCGCGGCGCTGGCCGAGCGGGGCGGCCCGCACTGCGCCGACCCCGAGCCGTGGGACCTGATGGCGCAGGTCAGCTGCGCGGACGGGGCGGGTTTCCGTGCGGCGCTGCGGGCCCTGGGCCCGGGGCTGCGCCGCCAGGTGCTGCCGAGCCGCCGTCATGCCGTGCTGCTGGTGCAGCCGTATGCGACGACCGGCGGCGCCCTGTCCCTGCGGGTCGCCTCGGGCCTGCGCAGCGTGTGGCGGATCGCCGCCCGGCGGCTGCGCGGCTGAGCCGCCCCGGTTCTTTGTCCCCGCACTCCTCTACCCCGACCTAGGATGGGCACTATGTCTTACTTGATCACGGGTGGTGCCGGCTACATCGGCGCCCATGTCGTACGGGCCCTGCGTGCGGCAGGCGAGAGCGTCGTCGTGCTCGACGATCTGACGACGGGTGTGGCCGCCCGGATCCCGGAGGGCGTCCCCCTGGTCGTCGGCTCCACGCTCAACCGTGCGCTGCTCGATGCCACGCTCACCGAGCACGGCATCACCGATGTGGTGCACCTGGCCGCCAAGAAGCAGGTCGGCGAGTCCGTCGAGATGCCGCTGCACTACTACCGCGAGAATGTGCTCGGTCTGCAGACGCTGCTGGAGGCGATGGCCGCGGGCGGTGTCGGCCGGCTGGTGTTCTCCTCCTCGGCGGCGGTCTACGGCATGCCGGATGTCGATCTGGTCACCGAGGAGACGCCCTGCACCCCGATCAACCCGTACGGCGAGACCAAGCTCGTCGGCGAGTGGATGGCCCGTGCGGCGGGCAAGGCGCACGGCATCAGCACGGCCTGCCTGCGCTACTTCAACGTCGCCGGGGCGGCCGCTCCCGAGCTGGCGGACACCGGGGTCTTCAACATCGTCCCGATGGTCTTCGAGAAGCTCACCGAGGGCGCCGCGCCGCGCATCTTCGGCGATGACTACGACACCCCCGACGGCACCTGCATCCGCGACTACATCCATGTCGCCGATCTCGCCGAGGCCCATGTGTCGGCCGCCCGCAAGCTCGCCGAGCCGGGTCCGGTGCGCGATCTGACGCTGAACATCGGGCGCGGCGAGGGCGTTTCGGTGCGCGAGATGGTGGATCTGATCACCGAGATCACCGGGCACCAGGGGGTCACCGCCGAGGTCACCCCGCGCCGTGCGGGTGACCCGGCCCGGGTGGTCGCGGCCGCCGACCGGATCGCCGCGGAGCTGGGCTGGAAGGCCCGCCACGATGTGCGCGACATGATCACCTCGGCCTGGGCCGGCTGGCAGCACCACCGTCCGCAGGGCTGAGCGCGGGCCGCGGGCCCCGGCCGGCCGGGGCCCGCGGATCGGGTGCCGGGGCGGGCGCGGGTCAGGCCAGCATGTGCGAGGTCCGGCCAGAGGCCTCGTCGATCTCGTCGTGCGCCTTGGTCAGCAACTGCATCGCCAGTTCGTTGAGCGCTCTGGCTCCCGCGACCTCCTCGCCGACCCTCGGTTGGTTGGAGTCGACGGGGTGGCGGCTGGCGTAGCCGTGGGCCCGTACCTCGGTCCCGTCGGGAAGCCGGACGAGGGCCGCGGCGCGGGTGCGGTGGGTGTCCTCCTCGAATTCCATGTCGACATGCCATCCGACAACGGTCTGCAGCATCACGATCACCTCCGGAGCCCCTGCTTCCAGCGTGCGCCCGGCGGGCGGCCCTCGCACGGTGTGCCGGGGCGCACGGCAGCGCCCGGGGCGGGTCCTTGACCGGATCCGCCCCGGGCGCGCTCGTGCCGCCCGGCCTGCTACGGGCCGTCTACGGCTGAAGGGTGATCGAGTTGATCGGCGTGAGGTCCTTGTCGATGTAGTAGCCGGGCGAGAGGTAGCCCTGGCATCCCGTGCCGTTGTAGCCCGTGCAGGTCCGCATGGTCGCGCCCCCGGACTGGTTGTTGTAGATGCGGTGCGTCCCGACCTGGTTGCTGAGGTTGTGCGCCCCGTAGCTGTAGTAGAAGAGCGACGGGTGGCCGCCGTTCCATCCGGCGTTCTGCGGATAGATGCAGACCGCGCCGTAGGGGCAGCCCTGGACGGTGCCGCCCGCCGCGGCCGCGGCCGTTCCTGCCGTCCCGACGACCGCGCCCGCCGGGACGACCAGCGCCGCGACGGCCATGGCCGCCATTCCGGCTCGCTTCCATACGGACATGTGACGTTCCCCCTTGGTCAAATGGCCCCGCGAGATGGTCGTCGCGGGTGCACCTGTACAGGTGCCTGATGGTGGGTCAGCCTCGTCCCGCGGGGGCGGCACGCACAAGGATTTTCGGCGGTGGCCGAAGGGGTCCGGCGCCGGTGTCAGCGGCGCAGGCGGCGCAGCAGCTTCGTGGGGAGGGCGGCTTCGGGCACGGTGAGGGTCAGCGGCGTCCGCCCGCCGGCCGTGTGGACCGGCAGGTCACGGCGGAGCGGGCCCGCGGTCACCCGCAGGGACACCTGCCAGGTGCCCGGGGGGCCGCCGCGCAGCCCGGAGCGCACGGT is a genomic window of Streptomyces sp. Edi2 containing:
- a CDS encoding bifunctional glycosyltransferase family 2 protein/CDP-glycerol:glycerophosphate glycerophosphotransferase; translated protein: MKPRLTVVVPVHRIEGSERNVEECLESVAAQTLTGLDVVMVDDGPPADGGGDATAARGGPAALARRFAERDPRFRIVHHPGCPPAPGCGALRNTGARHAYPHTGYLAFLDADDVLLPRAYEDLVGLLDRSGADLATGNVYRLGAAGRSQSARHPAARATALRTRLRDDLTLLSDDFARNKVFRRTFWDKHRFAFPEGELCHDAAVTLPALFLADAVDVLREHVCYWRLPEGPDRHLRPDARGVRDRFAAVAGIRRFLADPAHARLRAYQRDYDRAQLTDGLLDLVEALPAAAPECRTAFLDCARDFLSGVDPRLFPTLPVELRMRWYLIRAGRLADLLTLLTHEARNPAGFAVAGPPLRKRAVLPLTPPLELPPGVTRLDRADFPVRARVREAEWRGGVLVLRGYAYIRNLDAATRHGYLRTAVLSCGRRRILLPLRPVAMPEATAESGQELHCYDWSGFELRLDPARLRKGGRWEENDWSVGVLLASAGVVRAAALHAAETGSGAAPCARELPGDGAGAVRITPWYPDGRLRLSVARPTHRLTGHRAAAAGALDLTVTTPGPPPAALRLTHQGTGTVVSFPVETEPPAGTGTGTGTGTGTGTETAPGTGTEQANEAPHAAPRAAPRTTPGAAPGAAPGAALRATSPPLTFRIRLDALAAARPPRDGAPRAIPPAHTESWAAEVVLPDGGTGPIACAPGLAPAAHPLPHGRELVVAAGPAGNLVLHDRTPQPYLDRAMWRTDGTLLVTGGLPDAAPHATELVLKHGAHAAELAFPTVHDEGRFHGSLPLGALPSLAGPLPLREGRWTLHLREQGAPGSALDAPVRALPSLLGGLPATRTVRGKPLTLDRHRHDEALVVAGPALPATDRGPYRRRVLREQHYALHRSRPLRDTVLYSSFGGRAYGDSPRAVHEELVRRGMDVEHLWAVRDAQTAVPETARAVLVGSAEWHGALAHSRWVVTNTHLPRWFTRRGGQRIIQTWHGTPLKRIGADLAGTLCAGLAHLAPRPRVSRQWSVLLSPNAHSTPVLRSALGYSGRLLETGLPRTDAFFAADRDLRAAAVRERLGIEPGRKVVLYAPTPRDDLAYDAGHHRLHLPLDLELARRELADDHVLLVRSHPLVADRLPAHHAPFALDVSAHPDATELLLAADVLVTDYSSLAADFANTGRPMLFLTPDLPHYRDTLRGFTLDFEARVPGPLLTSTGELVDALGDLEEIAAAGADAYADFREAFCHRDDGGAAGRVADLMER
- the galE gene encoding UDP-glucose 4-epimerase GalE — translated: MSYLITGGAGYIGAHVVRALRAAGESVVVLDDLTTGVAARIPEGVPLVVGSTLNRALLDATLTEHGITDVVHLAAKKQVGESVEMPLHYYRENVLGLQTLLEAMAAGGVGRLVFSSSAAVYGMPDVDLVTEETPCTPINPYGETKLVGEWMARAAGKAHGISTACLRYFNVAGAAAPELADTGVFNIVPMVFEKLTEGAAPRIFGDDYDTPDGTCIRDYIHVADLAEAHVSAARKLAEPGPVRDLTLNIGRGEGVSVREMVDLITEITGHQGVTAEVTPRRAGDPARVVAAADRIAAELGWKARHDVRDMITSAWAGWQHHRPQG
- a CDS encoding DUF1876 domain-containing protein: MLQTVVGWHVDMEFEEDTHRTRAAALVRLPDGTEVRAHGYASRHPVDSNQPRVGEEVAGARALNELAMQLLTKAHDEIDEASGRTSHMLA
- a CDS encoding class I SAM-dependent methyltransferase gives rise to the protein MTAPLADQSAEQLPRPTRLSEVKGWFFTADQLLFDWFLAHQQDRSEPGDLLELGAYMGKSAIFLGARLRPDERFTVCDLFDSPAEDVSNSKEMNKSYATLTRRAFEANYLAFHDELPTIVQGLSSLVSDHVDEGSVRFAHIDASHLYEHVHGDILAVRKLLTAHGIVVMDDYRAEHCPGVAAATWQAVTNEGLRPVCITGTKFYGTWGDPEPLQKALLEWIASRGDIWHEVQYVNDAPLVRLSAKGAKEPGHPASRHTSAARAVQRPGAQSPKASAARPAPRRPVPARSTLRRVTLDVLPPVVTRALVRVRKRARTH
- a CDS encoding class I SAM-dependent methyltransferase, with amino-acid sequence MPGRTDSSAATDSADAGPPGSDTRTARPTRPTGTAPSASTARLPADPGRGGPARLLPARSPYRSQLRRIGTGRVLEIGCGPGDTLAGCAPGSVGVDHDPQSVARCRERGLTTYTADTFLASPHARPGTFDALLTANVLEHLDDEQVEGLLRAYVRYVRPGGGVLLITAQEAGHRAGPTPVRFTDFALLRAFAESAGLTVRRTYSHPLPRPAGMLLRSNVFVLVGQVPR
- a CDS encoding glycosyltransferase family 2 protein; the encoded protein is MKEALDPLTGPTITPSAQVSIVVIAFNDAGHVGDAVRSALAQGPPGETVTEVIAVNDASTDGTGAALDALAHGEPRLKVIHRDTNSGGCGTPRNDGLRAATGRFVMFLDSDDVLPPGAARALLAAAGEHDAPVVAGACVRRELPAQRDVPWQPGLYRETAVHSSPEAAPQLVRDTLCVNKLYERAFLDKHAITFPEGRFTYEDFVFTARVLAAAPRLVTIPDQVYIWHVRRSAARQSISLDRNDVANWQARIAAHRASVQIFLDAGHEALSHAAATKFLDHDLRMYVRELHTRGADYRAEWWRLTRDYLAGFDEADLRAARAPARWLARVVLASPAPRDLERLTQLAARPGRLLPPYAEAGGRAVWSADLPEVVLDAMGTKPMHRLPVTIDAEPSPGGPGVLRLRVHDLYGRLAASGPESIDIELRRRRDDRRGPVHTAALTPAPAVGGSQACWTAEVVLDLAALAERGGPHCADPEPWDLMAQVSCADGAGFRAALRALGPGLRRQVLPSRRHAVLLVQPYATTGGALSLRVASGLRSVWRIAARRLRG